Within the Amaranthus tricolor cultivar Red isolate AtriRed21 chromosome 15, ASM2621246v1, whole genome shotgun sequence genome, the region aaataaatttggtattaaaaaaataattaatatcaataatGTTCTATTAGAATCATATTTTTGAATGGTTTTCATTAACTAGCTCTAAATCTGTATGATGCACATACTCAATATGGATGACATCAAATATTAATCTAACTTTGTTTGTATTATGTGTTGTGACTCCTGATAATTGATAGcctcttttttattaattttttatcacaCCACATAACCAGTAGTAATGACATTTGAATATTAACCTGGTTTTGTTTGTGCTAGGAAATAGTCAAGTCTTGAAAATCAtgattttatttcaaaatttaaaattaaattacattaaatttagagtatagcaaataaaaaatttaaaattaaatcaaattaatttcacttttattttaaaagtaattatagTCGAGATTCTAAAAATGACTAACTAAATCTTGCCATTTTGgctcaaatccaaatttaaattttttttatttgttgagtTGTGAAATTCCAAATAAAATGCTAGGTTTCCAATCACAAATGCACAACATAAATGTTATTTAAAAGAAATAGTAAATtttcaacaataacaaaaaaaattatattataaataaaacatcTCACATAGAATTACTATAATACGCTAGTCATTGATTTGcatgtcttatttttttatctaagTTTTTTCGTGTGTAAAAGTATAGCGTCTTATCTCAATTGGAGTAAGTAGTATATTTCCTACATAAGATCCTAAATTCGATTTTCAACTACATAGCCATTCTCTTCTTCCAAGCCACCCTATTATCAAAAATATACCGAATTTGGAtttgaaaaaaagaaattttaactaaaaaaatgttgaatttttaagattataacccacaaatttgtaatttaaaaaaactagaaaaagcaaaaagaaaaaagtgttaaaaataaGGAATAACATTTGTAGAATAAGAGCTTGTTTAGTTGACACTAATTGTCATAGAAATTTGAATTTCATATGAAATATCAAAATAGATTGTGTTTGATTAATAATTAACTtaggaatttaaaatttcaaggaAAGTTAATTCCTACAACTAATAGGAATTTAATCACAATAGTACTCTTAAGTATTTACAAATTTCtttgttaatttaaaattaatttaaaattaggaaAATTCTATATGGTATCAACTAGTTTTCGGAAAATTACGAGTGGTGatactttttttagtttttttcacATGGAAGTAACAAGATTTCAACTTAACAAAATCCATAGTAAATTTcgttttaaaaaatcaaattcagtTAGCTACAGGGGAATCTTGGGTTCACCGCCATTCTTCAATTAATCCATTTCGGCAACTATGAGACCCATTCATGTGGTTTTTCAGCTTGTTCAACTTGTTTTTTCTACTACGAGACCATTTTCCTTTTTTCACTCACAGTGTACACTATGAAACCCATTTATGTGCTTTTTCAGAAACTGAAGACAAAAGCTACACATTAATTCCTTCTCTGTAAACCATAATATCTTTTTTACTAAAGTTTGTAGGACTTTCATCAAGAAGCTTCCTAACAAGAAACTCATAATTGAAAGCCGGAAGATAACTCTGTGTTCCACATAAAATTAGACAGTGAAGCTCTATGATAAATCTTGTTCGCTTCTGCACACTTGCATATCTCTGGTGGGCTCAATTGGGCCAATATTAGCTGTACAATTTTCCAGCAAGTCTCCAAGCCCAATCTTCCGACGAAGTACACCTTAACCCAGATTGCTCAATGAAAAGTgcaatgattatttttatactcCTTTGATGTAGTTTAGTGGTATTTAGAATTGTTTTTTAGTTTATGTACTCTAATTTGCAATAGTTTGATCATTTGAGAGTAATTGGgttaattataatgatatttaGGTATGTTTGTGCAATGATTGTGGCTTCTACAATTACTCATGAgttaaagaatgaagaaagaagCTGCAAAGCGATCCTAAGTATGAAGTTTCATGGTCTAAAAGAAAGCCTACTCGGCTTTAAGAGGGAACCAAATGAAAGTCAAGTCGTTGTAACTTTCTAGAAATAGGCGTAATTGACAACATTCAAAGCCGACTCAGCTTTTTAAGAGGTTTCAGAAACGTCGAGTCGGCGTTTTATTCTGGAAAAGTGATGTTTTTGGCAGTCATCAAAGCCGACTAGGCTTTGATGGAGGATAGGCAACTGCTGAGTCGATAGAAAGTTTTGGAAAAATTCATGGTTTTGCATCGTTAAAAGTCGACTCAGCTTTGTGGTGGGCATTATGGACGTTGAGTCTGCGTTTTCCGCTGATAGGCTGCTGACAGTTATTATTTGGAACCACTATAAATAGTggtagttattttttattatttagtcaGTTttttcttaagtttattttcagttttctcTCTTTTGTTATTTCTTCTTGAGAGTTTTAATTGTTATTTCAATTAggattcattcatcattaattgcATATTCATCATCATGTCTAGTGAACAGTTTTCCTCTCTAGGGTTAAGGGATAAACCCTAATTCAAAGCATGGAATAGTATTTTATCGATTAATTGCATGAAATTTGGGTTTATAATTAaacctatgcttaatgaatctaagtttaaatatctttattaaccttttcaataaaatggaagtttgagattaggattaattagGATTGAAATATATTCAAGTTAAATTTCTattagtttagccaataaaacgaaagtttgaggattaacactagtAAGGTTTTAATCCGATATTGATTAATAAAGCGGAAGCTTGAGGTGGTGAGATAGTTAAGTGATTGGTGTAGGAAAATTTATATAGAAAAGTAgtgaattaatttatttgaagaGAAAGGATACGTAAAAAGACTATCTTTTTTATTGccaaaaattaattacatcAATAAGTATTTATAGAGATCAATTTAGTTACATGCTTACTTTTTTTCTAGGAACTTCTATtataatatcttagatatttttattttttaatttattctcccTAATATAttagatattattattttttaattttttagtttagatatttttaaaattctagatttttctagattatttatCATTAAATTTCGGCAACACTGTAATCCCCCACCTCTCCCTTGAAATCAATCACAACAGAAGAAGTCGAAGCCTCATTCTCACCAATAACATGATTACGCTTCAAATCATCTTGAGAGAAAAGAGTACTCCCACGAACATCACACGACTTTCTTTCAGGCTCAAACACCCCAGAAAATCCAACAAAACTCCCTTGTTGCTACTTGactttttttactaaaaaaaataaaaaaagaaaaaatttaataatattaaagttaaatggaatttgattttttttttaaatttgctataATTTTGCATAGTTGAAACCttgtgtaaaaaaaattataattacaaccactaacgtatttacatatttttagaattatttGCTACCATATAGAATTTCCCTTAAAATCTACCATTCACGTTTCTTTAGAATTGATTGCTACCGTATAGAATttccataaaaattaatatggcCAACCAAACAACATTGTTAACTCCTAGAAAATTAACAAGAGAGTTGAAATTTAATTCCAATGGTAACCAAATGAGTCCTAGTTAATAATCAAAGGTAGAAATACAAgcaaaacaagaaataaaaccCCAAAGAAAAAGTTAGCTATGCACACcgaaaaaacgctttaaaagcCAACATGAACTCTGTATTAAGACAAACAAAGATGTACATGCGTATTTACATGAATATGAAAGAGTGAAAGACCACACGGTAGAAAAAGCCAACAATTTCTTTGCTGTTCAATGGACCTATACATAATACATGTGTGTATTAAATGACACGAAACAGGAATACATGACCTGTTCTTTCTCGCCAAATATTGCCAGCATCAAACCAGAAGTAGATTTGTTTTACCTTATCCCCTGCTACCAAGGCTTTTGATCGAGATGATCTTAAGCTCCAATGATCCACATGTCCAATTGCAAGAAACTGCATCACAATTACTTGACACACAGCAAACaatttcttctctttttccttttgaGTTTTGTCTTCTCACTTTTGAAATTTACAGCAAGGTATGCATCAATTTCATGACATTTATGCTTCGAAATACAATACCTATATCAGGCAGCGCCATTGTGGAACTGCAACTTAAACAGATGATTCTAACCTAACCATGATGGTTGATTACCAAAAAGGGTAAAACGCTTCAACTTTCATGGAGCCCAGAAGCTAAACATTAAGAGCTTCATCAATCAATATTTCCTGCATCACAAATCAGAGTGGTAAGATGAATCAGGTTGTAATTGTTTACTTTAGTAGTATACTCTGATTTTGGGCAAACAATGAGAGACGTCTTAATACCTTATCACACACAGGACAAGTCTCACTTCTTTCCATCCACTCGAGAATGCAGCAAAGATGAAAATTGTGCTCGCATTTAGTAAGCATCTTTGGATTCTCCTCTGTGTACTCTGTATACAATCAGAAACAGACATGTTTGCGAGTTTTATAAACAGTGAAACATTGTTTTATAGGTACATTATATAGATCACTTTGCAGAAAACATTTTTTGCTCAGGAAGGGGAAATGACATAGAATTACTCAATACAGTACACACCACCCTAAGAGCAGCAGACACTAAAGGAGCTATATGTAAAATGAAgacaaaaatcaacaaaaaagtcGCAACATTTTTTCCTTCAACTCCTTTTCAAGCAACTTTATCACAAGAATTCAATCTCTCTCCATCCCCACAGTTTCTTTACTTCAGAAATCAGAATGTTTCaattcattaccattttttcaCTATTTGTTTTCCTTCAACATTTCTTGAGATCGAACACAATTTAACAGCATTTCTTGAGGTCGGAGACAATAAGAAATGAAATAGCTTAATTAAATTGTCACCTTCTAGGCATATAGGACAATCCTCCTCTTGTATTGTAAGATTTGATTCCACCAGTTTCTTGAGATCATCTTCCGGATTCTCAGAGGGGGTAAGTTCCAATTCAGAATGTGTTTCACTGTCTACCTTTTTCAAATCTGTCTTGCAACTTTCTTGAGAATCCACATTGTTCAGTCCCTTCTCAAAACCAGTATTTGTTATCTCAACAACAGTATCACTCTTGGTAAGATCAGAAGTCCGAGGACGTCGTAAATCAACATCGTAGGGTGTAGGAGCAGGAGGTGGAGTATATGTGTCCGGGTTTGATGTGTCCAAATTGGTATCAAC harbors:
- the LOC130801193 gene encoding probable E3 ubiquitin-protein ligase RHB1A isoform X1, translating into MGGCCCCCFSSRRSEPVRAPAYYYQCPRTSEEREPLSANRGVASGRSGGLLVDTNLDTSNPDTYTPPPAPTPYDVDLRRPRTSDLTKSDTVVEITNTGFEKGLNNVDSQESCKTDLKKVDSETHSELELTPSENPEDDLKKLVESNLTIQEEDCPICLEEYTEENPKMLTKCEHNFHLCCILEWMERSETCPVCDKEILIDEALNV
- the LOC130801193 gene encoding probable E3 ubiquitin-protein ligase RHB1A isoform X2 translates to MGGCCCCCFSSRRSEPVRAPAYYYCPRTSEEREPLSANRGVASGRSGGLLVDTNLDTSNPDTYTPPPAPTPYDVDLRRPRTSDLTKSDTVVEITNTGFEKGLNNVDSQESCKTDLKKVDSETHSELELTPSENPEDDLKKLVESNLTIQEEDCPICLEEYTEENPKMLTKCEHNFHLCCILEWMERSETCPVCDKEILIDEALNV